ATAAGTATCTTATTAACAAAGAATTGGAATATGATGAAATTTCCCCTAAAATGCAAATTGTGGATAAAGAAGATGGAAGTCCAATTCTATTTTCAGAACTATCTTCTGGTGAGAAACAAATACTTTCTATTTTTTCTGAATTATATTTAGAAGACACGGAACCATTGATTTATATTATTGATGAACCTGAATTATCACTTTCAATTGCATGGCAGAAAAAGATTCTTAAAGATATTTATAATTCTGGAAAAGTAGCATTAATGATTTCAACTACTCACTCTCCATTTATATTTAAAAATGAATTTGAAGTGTTCGCTAAAGACTTGAATAAATTTAAAACAAAAACATATCGTAATTCTAATAAGGATAAATGATTTGCTATGATACTCGATTTAGAAAATTTAAGCGAAACTGAGAGTCCAGAAGATTTAGTTGAAGAAATGTTGGGAGAGTTAGATGCTATAGAGGTTATTTTTCAAGAATTAGTTCAATCGAAAAAAGAACATGGAATAGATGAAACGATTTTTTGTTTTTATGAAGGAAAGGATGATTTTAAATATTATCCTACACGAATAAGAACATGGTTAGAGTTACATTCAAATAATAAAAGTCTCTTTTCTAAAGGTTGTGGAAATAGAGACAAAGTTATCAAAGTTTATAATAAAATAAAGTTCGATTTTGAAGAAATTGATGATGTATCGTTATATTTTATTGATAGGGACTTTAATAAGGAAAATAATTTAGGAAAAAGAATTTATGTAACTCCTTGTTATGCGATAGAAAATCTATATGCTAAAGAAACTGTTCTGGAAAAATTTTTAGAATCGCATATTTATATAAACAGTAAATCTATTGGGAAGGATTTAAAAGATTATTGCATCATTAGGGAGTATTATGTCCAAAATCTTTTTGAAAAATTAACTCAAATAGCCCTAATAAATGCTTGGTATTCAATACAGATAAACAAAAAGATAGAGGACTTGAAGAATGGAGGCGAAATTTCACTAGATTTAAAAAAATTAAAATCTTTATCGGACATAAAGAAATCCACAAGTGTGGAAGAATTTTCAGAAATAGATATAGAAATGTTGAGGGAGATAACTGATAATCCCTATGAAGTAACAGAAGAAGAAATCGAACTTGAACTTAGGCATATAAAGGGAGATATTTTAAGTAATTCAAGAGGAAAGTACATAGAAGAAATTTTAATTGAATTGTATAAAAAAATTATAGATGAAACTAATCTTCCTACTGAATTTGAAATTGAAAAGCGTAGTATATCGCTCCCAATTGGAAAGAAAAACTTTAAAATACATTTAATGCCATTTGCTGATACTCCAGAATGCTTCAGGACATATTTGAAAGAGAGAATAAAGTAAACTACCATGGTAAATAAAATATTAATGGTTTGATTTATTATTTGAATAATTTATAGTCTGTTAAAGAGGGGCTTTGAACCAAGTTTGTAAATATGTAGTCCACAAACTTTAAGACATTACTATGCACAAAAACAATCAAGTTTAGGTTTGGATGTATATAGTTTAAGTCGATTGTTAGGGCATGAATGGATTATCATTACTAATCGATATTTACAGTCCATACAAGATGAAGAAGTTATAGGGATAGTAAGGTCAACAAGTCCTTTAATGAATCTTTAAACAAATAAAAAAACAGGCGTATAAAGTCAATAACAATGTTTGTTTAATACATTGTTAGTAGCATTATATTTATGTTTAATTTGCAGTTGCAACTCCGTTGCCCTGCATCTGCTTTGACAATCTAAAAATAAATGTTAAAAGCCCCTCCTGTAACTTGGAAGGGCTTTTGTTATAATCTCATAACGTGAAAGAATGAAATACTTATGTGTAAGTGCTATTGACGAGTCACTAGCGTAGCAGGTGACTCGTTCCAAATGAATTATAAGAGCTGTAGCCCTTTAGGGCGTATAGCTCTTAATTCATGCGGAAGTAAGCAGTGTGCGAAGCGCACCTGCAAGGTAAATAGTTTTCTGGTATATAACACATTAACTTGAAAAATAAAGTGAAATATTATATAATATAATTAATATTAAGTCAATAATTTTTGGTCACTTTTATATAATCTTTATTTAAGAGATGCCCTGTAAAACCCTTGATGTATAAGGGTTTATTTTTATTTGGTGCACTTTTTAGTACCGAAAGTTATTGAGTATAATTTATAGCTTTATATTTTGTAAATGCTTTAAAAAATAAATAGAAAGGATGGGATTGTATGTGGCTTTGAAGATAACATTTTCTTTTATAGGAAGAAGGGAATTTGTTTTATTAATTAATAAATTTAAGTTAGAAAGGTAAGATGTAAAATGACAAAAGTAACTGTTATTGATTCGATTATGGGAAGTGGGAAAACATCTTGGGCTAAACAGATGATGTTGAAAGAAAGAAACGATAAAAGATTTATTTATGTTACACCATATTTAAATGAGATAGAAAATAATATTTTGATAGATTGCCCATTTCTGGTACAACCTAATGAGAAGAAAGGTAAGGGGAGTAAATTAAAGCATTTTAAAGAGTTGTTGGTTAATGGAGAAAGTATTATTACGACACACGCATTATTTAGTATGTTTGATAATGAGGTCATGGAATTGTTGGAGAATGCAGGATATACATTAATTTTAGATGAAGTTGCCAATGTGCTGGAAAAAATGGATAAAGTAACATCAAGTGATATTAAAATATTGTTAGAAGCTAATGTTATTAAGATTGAAAATAGAAAAGTTGTATGGCTGGATAATATGTACAATGGGGTATTTAGTAGCAAGTACGCTAATATTAAGTACCAATCTCAACAAGGGAATATATATGTTTGTAGAGATAGTATAATGTTTTGGACATTTCCTACTAAAGTTTTTGATTTGTTTGATGAAACATATATTTTGACATATTTATTCGATGGACAAGTACAACGTTATTATTATGACTTTTTTGAGATTAAGTATACATATAAAAGTATTAAAAAGATGGGAAAAGGGTATTGTTTGGTATCTAATGCAGGAGATACTAAAGAAAGAGAGATATATATAAAGTTTATTAATGTCTATGAAGGATTACTAAATGAGAATTATACAGAAAAAAAACCTAAAGGAAATGAACTATCATCAACATGGCTTAGTCATGCTGATACGGCAAACATTAAGCGTTTGAAGCAAAACTTATATACATACTTCAGAAAGAATTGTAATGCTAAAAGTGCTGATATCATTTGGACAACCAAAAAAGATTTTAAAACAAAGTTAAAAGGAAAAGGGTATACTAAAGGATTT
This DNA window, taken from Bacillus cereus ATCC 14579, encodes the following:
- a CDS encoding DEAD/DEAH box helicase family protein; this translates as MTKVTVIDSIMGSGKTSWAKQMMLKERNDKRFIYVTPYLNEIENNILIDCPFLVQPNEKKGKGSKLKHFKELLVNGESIITTHALFSMFDNEVMELLENAGYTLILDEVANVLEKMDKVTSSDIKILLEANVIKIENRKVVWLDNMYNGVFSSKYANIKYQSQQGNIYVCRDSIMFWTFPTKVFDLFDETYILTYLFDGQVQRYYYDFFEIKYTYKSIKKMGKGYCLVSNAGDTKEREIYIKFINVYEGLLNENYTEKKPKGNELSSTWLSHADTANIKRLKQNLYTYFRKNCNAKSADIIWTTKKDFKTKLKGKGYTKGFISLNTRATNDYQEAHNLAYVYNRYMNPMEKAFFEDAGVKVNEDLLAVSDLLQWIWRSAIRKHNPEPINIYIPSLRMRTLLYQWLSNKEIKFKK
- a CDS encoding DUF4435 domain-containing protein: MILDLENLSETESPEDLVEEMLGELDAIEVIFQELVQSKKEHGIDETIFCFYEGKDDFKYYPTRIRTWLELHSNNKSLFSKGCGNRDKVIKVYNKIKFDFEEIDDVSLYFIDRDFNKENNLGKRIYVTPCYAIENLYAKETVLEKFLESHIYINSKSIGKDLKDYCIIREYYVQNLFEKLTQIALINAWYSIQINKKIEDLKNGGEISLDLKKLKSLSDIKKSTSVEEFSEIDIEMLREITDNPYEVTEEEIELELRHIKGDILSNSRGKYIEEILIELYKKIIDETNLPTEFEIEKRSISLPIGKKNFKIHLMPFADTPECFRTYLKERIK